In Desulfarculaceae bacterium, the following are encoded in one genomic region:
- a CDS encoding DUF1194 domain-containing protein yields the protein MSLKKTAMLVALALLLLVPAASRADSIPVDLQLALLVDVSGSVSNSEFNLQMQGYAQAFRSDEVISAIVGNDIGSIAVNMVFWSGRNQQATAVDWFYIGDAATSFDFASALSEVKRPYSGSTSISGALSYATSLFATDETYLATKEVIDISGDGTNNQDPYGLNLKTARADALAAGIVINGLPIGNNSLAEYYSSNVIGGDDSFIVQARNYSSFSESLLKKLVTEISSVPSTGGGGSAGTPEPGTMLLMVSALGAVGAARLRRRRGKKATRRA from the coding sequence ATGTCGCTGAAGAAGACCGCCATGCTGGTGGCCCTGGCTTTGTTGCTGCTGGTCCCGGCCGCCTCGCGGGCCGACAGCATTCCGGTGGACCTGCAGCTCGCCCTGCTGGTGGATGTGTCGGGCAGCGTGAGCAACTCCGAGTTCAACTTGCAGATGCAGGGCTATGCCCAGGCTTTTCGCAGCGATGAGGTGATCTCGGCCATCGTGGGCAACGACATCGGGTCCATCGCGGTGAACATGGTGTTCTGGTCCGGCCGCAACCAGCAGGCCACGGCGGTGGACTGGTTCTACATCGGCGACGCGGCCACCTCCTTCGACTTTGCCAGCGCCTTGAGCGAAGTGAAGCGGCCCTATTCGGGCAGCACTTCCATCTCCGGGGCCCTGAGCTACGCCACCAGTCTTTTCGCCACCGACGAGACCTACCTGGCCACCAAGGAGGTCATAGACATCTCCGGCGACGGCACCAACAACCAGGACCCCTACGGTCTGAACCTGAAGACCGCGCGGGCCGACGCCTTGGCGGCGGGCATCGTGATCAACGGCCTGCCCATCGGCAACAACAGCCTGGCCGAGTACTACTCCAGCAACGTGATCGGCGGGGACGATTCCTTTATCGTGCAGGCGCGCAACTACAGCAGCTTCAGCGAGTCGCTGCTCAAGAAGCTGGTGACCGAGATCTCCAGCGTGCCCAGCACCGGAGGCGGCGGCAGCGCGGGCACCCCCGAGCCGGGCACCATGCTGCTGATGGTCTCCGCCCTGGGCGCGGTCGGCGCGGCCCGTCTGCGCCGCCGGCGGGGCAAAAAAGCCACCCGCCGCGCCTAA
- a CDS encoding 4Fe-4S binding protein: protein MARTPAIAWEPEAHEALKRVPALVRSLARRKVEQRVAAAGGDRVRLADFAEAEARFRAVMGGRSEKELASLLPAPNQPGAEMVVLEACRAGLSNCPNVLLDTEPWRAAIEAWLEQDKVSERLRARVEEDSVLFHHKLRIALSGCPNGCSRPQIADLALVGTARPVFEPDDCTACGLCAAACPDSAITLREAAVWDPDSCLGCKACSQACPEEAVSLGPPLARVLLGGKLGRHPHLAREVAVVERPEQAVDIFRQVVNDYIDHAPPGERFAAWWARERGGI from the coding sequence ATGGCCCGCACCCCGGCCATAGCCTGGGAGCCCGAGGCCCACGAGGCGCTCAAGCGGGTGCCCGCCCTGGTGCGGAGCCTGGCCCGGCGCAAGGTGGAGCAGCGGGTGGCCGCCGCCGGAGGCGACCGGGTGCGCCTGGCCGACTTTGCCGAGGCCGAGGCCCGCTTCCGGGCGGTGATGGGCGGGCGGAGCGAAAAGGAGCTGGCCTCCTTGTTGCCCGCGCCCAACCAGCCGGGAGCCGAGATGGTGGTGCTGGAGGCCTGCCGGGCGGGCCTGAGCAACTGCCCCAACGTGCTGTTGGACACCGAGCCCTGGCGCGCGGCCATCGAGGCCTGGCTGGAGCAAGACAAGGTCAGCGAGCGGCTGCGGGCCCGGGTGGAAGAGGACTCGGTGCTGTTCCACCACAAGCTGCGCATTGCCCTGAGCGGCTGCCCCAATGGCTGCTCCCGGCCCCAGATCGCGGATTTGGCTCTGGTGGGAACCGCGCGGCCGGTTTTCGAGCCGGATGATTGCACCGCCTGCGGCCTTTGCGCCGCAGCCTGCCCCGACAGTGCGATCACCCTGCGCGAGGCCGCCGTGTGGGACCCCGATTCCTGCCTGGGATGCAAAGCGTGCAGCCAGGCCTGCCCCGAGGAGGCCGTAAGCCTGGGGCCGCCTCTGGCCCGGGTGCTCCTGGGCGGCAAGCTGGGGCGGCATCCCCATTTGGCCCGCGAGGTGGCCGTGGTGGAGCGGCCCGAGCAGGCGGTGGATATTTTTCGGCAGGTAGTGAACGACTACATCGACCACGCCCCGCCGGGCGAGCGCTTCGCCGCCTGGTGGGCCCGAGAGCGAGGGGGTATCTGA
- a CDS encoding 4Fe-4S ferredoxin gives MRKTRDIIQIDEELCNGCGQCILDCAEGALQLVDGKARLVGEIYCDGLGACLDGCPTGALTVTQREAEEFDEAAVEELLQGQGQGAAPAEPQGMPMAGGCPGHAAMSLSPASAAPATGAAASTLGHWPIKLQLLSPQAPFLKGADLLLLADCAAASLPDLHARLLPGRAVALACPKLDNPQAHVDKLADLLANAEVNSVTVVRMEVPCCGGLNWIVEQALAKAGKDLPVGEMVIGRGGQVLSSADLPWNEAA, from the coding sequence ATGCGTAAGACCCGCGACATCATTCAGATCGACGAGGAGCTGTGCAACGGCTGCGGCCAGTGCATCCTGGACTGCGCCGAGGGCGCTTTGCAGCTGGTGGACGGCAAGGCCCGCCTGGTGGGCGAGATCTACTGTGACGGCCTGGGCGCCTGCCTGGACGGCTGCCCCACCGGCGCGTTGACCGTTACCCAGCGCGAGGCCGAGGAGTTCGACGAGGCGGCGGTGGAGGAGCTTCTGCAAGGCCAAGGCCAAGGCGCGGCCCCTGCCGAGCCCCAGGGTATGCCCATGGCCGGAGGCTGTCCGGGCCACGCGGCCATGAGCCTCTCGCCCGCTTCGGCCGCTCCGGCGACCGGCGCGGCGGCCAGCACCCTGGGCCACTGGCCCATCAAGCTGCAACTGCTCTCGCCCCAGGCCCCGTTCCTCAAGGGCGCGGACCTGCTGCTCTTGGCCGACTGCGCGGCGGCCTCGCTGCCCGACCTGCACGCCCGGCTGTTGCCCGGCAGGGCGGTGGCCCTGGCCTGCCCCAAGCTGGACAACCCCCAGGCCCACGTGGACAAGCTGGCCGACCTGTTGGCCAACGCGGAGGTCAACTCCGTGACCGTGGTGCGCATGGAGGTGCCTTGCTGCGGCGGCCTGAACTGGATAGTGGAGCAGGCCCTGGCCAAGGCGGGCAAGGACCTGCCCGTGGGCGAGATGGTCATCGGCCGGGGCGGCCAAGTGCTAAGCAGCGCCGACCTTCCCTGGAACGAGGCGGCCTAG
- a CDS encoding ammonium transporter has product MSAGDTGWILTSSAMVLLMTPGLAFFYGGMVRKKNILSTLNLSFIMMGLIGVQWVLYGYSLAFGKNVFGIVGDLSFLGFAGVTGAAGPYSDKIPHLAFAAFQMMFAVITPALITGAFVERVRFKTFLVFSLIWATIVYDPLCHWVWGDGGWMGAMGALDFAGGTVVHIAAGFSALAFAMAIGPRKGFPKAPMEPHDIPYTVLGAGLLWFGWFGFNAGSSLAADGLASYAFVNTNTATAAAAMSWMMVSWADAGKPSVLGIATGAVVGLVAITPAAGFVTPMGAIAIGAIAAPISYYAIRFRQKRNLDESLDVWACHGMAGTWGALATGLFAAPAVNGATGLFYGNPAQLGIQAFSVAVTIVFVFVVTFVLAKILDATMGLRVSQLEEEVGLDLSEHGERAYS; this is encoded by the coding sequence ATCAGCGCCGGAGACACCGGCTGGATACTCACCAGTTCGGCGATGGTTCTTTTGATGACCCCCGGCTTGGCCTTCTTTTACGGAGGCATGGTTCGCAAAAAGAACATCCTTTCCACCCTGAACCTTTCTTTCATCATGATGGGCCTGATCGGGGTCCAGTGGGTTCTCTACGGTTACAGCCTGGCCTTCGGCAAGAACGTCTTCGGCATCGTGGGTGACCTCAGTTTCCTGGGCTTTGCCGGCGTCACCGGCGCGGCGGGGCCCTATTCCGATAAGATTCCCCACCTGGCCTTCGCGGCCTTCCAGATGATGTTCGCGGTCATCACCCCGGCGCTGATCACCGGCGCCTTCGTGGAGCGCGTGCGCTTCAAGACCTTCCTGGTATTCAGCCTCATCTGGGCCACCATCGTATACGACCCCCTGTGCCACTGGGTGTGGGGCGACGGCGGCTGGATGGGCGCCATGGGCGCGCTGGACTTCGCCGGCGGCACCGTGGTCCACATCGCGGCCGGCTTCAGCGCCCTGGCCTTCGCCATGGCCATCGGCCCCCGCAAGGGCTTCCCCAAGGCTCCCATGGAGCCCCATGACATCCCCTACACCGTCTTGGGCGCGGGCCTGCTGTGGTTCGGCTGGTTCGGCTTCAACGCGGGCAGCTCCCTGGCCGCCGACGGCCTGGCCTCCTACGCCTTCGTGAACACCAACACCGCCACTGCCGCCGCGGCCATGAGCTGGATGATGGTGTCCTGGGCCGACGCGGGCAAGCCCAGCGTGCTGGGCATCGCCACCGGCGCGGTGGTGGGCCTGGTGGCCATCACCCCGGCGGCGGGCTTCGTCACCCCCATGGGGGCCATCGCCATCGGCGCCATCGCCGCGCCCATCAGCTACTACGCCATCCGCTTCCGCCAGAAGCGCAACCTCGACGAGTCCCTGGACGTCTGGGCCTGCCACGGCATGGCCGGCACCTGGGGCGCTTTGGCCACCGGCCTGTTCGCCGCCCCCGCGGTCAACGGCGCCACCGGCCTGTTCTACGGCAACCCGGCCCAGCTGGGCATCCAGGCCTTCAGCGTGGCGGTGACCATCGTGTTCGTGTTCGTGGTCACCTTCGTCCTGGCCAAGATTCTCGACGCCACCATGGGCCTCAGGGTCAGCCAGCTCGAGGAGGAAGTGGGACTGGACCTTTCCGAACACGGCGAGCGGGCCTACTCCTAG
- a CDS encoding HD domain-containing protein: MAQTMCPGQDTKFWGPGDIFETTCANCGAEVEFFKDDASRRCSKCGSKVANPKLNLGCANWCEHAKDCLGYDPKEVLAENAAAGGGGETLLERLLEAMRATFGRDTKRIEHAEAVLANAQELMKAEGGDPKVVLAAAVLHDIGIQAAEAKHGSSAGRWQELEGPPIAEAIMKDLGLDMDTRDHVGKIIANHHSARNIDTLEFRILWDSDWLVNIPEEFPEISQEKMAKLIDKVFKTETGRELARERFLN, from the coding sequence ATGGCTCAGACCATGTGCCCCGGCCAGGACACCAAGTTCTGGGGACCGGGCGACATCTTCGAGACCACCTGCGCCAACTGCGGCGCGGAGGTGGAGTTCTTCAAGGACGACGCCAGCCGCCGTTGCTCCAAGTGCGGGTCCAAGGTGGCCAACCCCAAGCTGAACCTGGGCTGCGCCAATTGGTGCGAGCACGCCAAGGACTGCCTGGGCTACGACCCCAAGGAGGTCCTGGCCGAGAACGCGGCCGCGGGCGGTGGGGGCGAGACCCTGCTGGAGCGCCTCTTGGAGGCCATGCGGGCCACTTTCGGCCGGGACACCAAGCGCATCGAGCACGCCGAGGCAGTGCTGGCCAATGCTCAGGAGCTGATGAAGGCCGAGGGCGGCGACCCCAAGGTGGTGCTGGCCGCGGCGGTGTTGCACGACATCGGCATCCAGGCGGCCGAGGCCAAGCACGGCTCCAGCGCCGGGCGCTGGCAGGAGCTGGAAGGCCCGCCCATCGCCGAGGCGATAATGAAGGACCTGGGCCTGGACATGGACACCCGCGACCACGTGGGCAAGATCATCGCCAATCACCACAGCGCCCGGAACATAGACACCCTGGAGTTCCGCATCTTGTGGGACAGCGACTGGCTGGTGAACATTCCCGAGGAGTTCCCGGAGATCAGCCAGGAGAAGATGGCCAAGCTCATCGACAAGGTCTTCAAGACCGAGACCGGCCGCGAGCTGGCCCGGGAGCGCTTCCTGAACTAG
- a CDS encoding thiamine pyrophosphate-binding protein, with protein sequence MTPKVTTYLLEALKAEGISHVFMVPGGLVDPFLPAFSEVEGLTPIVACQEGGAAYMADGYARASNRFGTCLVIGGPGITNTATAVEAARTDGSPMLVVSGQVPTDWEGRGGFQDSSPAALDDISILRPLSLASFAVESPALVRHHLRACLERMLAGGRGPVHLSLPLDVQKSPSEEPWAPLDGSHYRPAVVDLKAMERLWALLAPPEGGAGLEKICILAGAGVEKAAAWDELRRFAERYEIPVATTLRAKGVLPENHRLSLGVFGYAGHRHAIETMLSGEVELLIVLGSGLLQRDSMFWDPKMLPQRSLVHVDIDPTVPGRTWPVELPLVGDCGQVLRELMNPEPARDQALKSGIPARAAWLEGIRALGGQYYDEQNQGSEAVPLHPARVIAELRKAMPPEGALVVDSGAHRAFAGHYWKALRPHTYYSATNLGPMGWAIPAAVGIKAARPGTPLAVITSDGCMMMHGMEIQTAARYGLPVVYVVLNNSALANVWLRAHQEGPGPDALTSLPTHDWAGFARSLGLEAATVSQPGELAGAFEQALGSGKAYLLDVRCDKKFTTPVTPYSQAKKEWVDDH encoded by the coding sequence ATGACTCCCAAAGTGACCACCTATCTGCTGGAAGCGCTCAAGGCTGAAGGCATCTCCCACGTGTTCATGGTGCCCGGCGGGCTGGTGGACCCTTTCCTGCCCGCCTTTTCCGAGGTGGAGGGCCTCACGCCCATCGTGGCCTGCCAGGAGGGCGGGGCGGCCTACATGGCCGACGGCTACGCCCGGGCCAGCAACCGCTTCGGGACCTGCCTGGTCATCGGCGGCCCGGGCATCACCAACACCGCCACCGCCGTGGAGGCGGCGCGCACCGACGGCTCGCCCATGCTGGTGGTCTCGGGCCAGGTGCCCACCGACTGGGAAGGGCGGGGCGGCTTTCAGGACTCCAGCCCGGCGGCCCTGGACGACATCAGCATCCTGCGCCCCCTGAGCCTGGCCTCCTTCGCGGTGGAGAGCCCGGCCCTGGTCCGCCACCACCTGCGCGCCTGCCTGGAGCGCATGTTGGCCGGGGGGCGGGGCCCGGTGCACCTTAGCCTGCCCTTGGATGTGCAGAAGTCTCCCAGCGAGGAGCCCTGGGCCCCGCTGGACGGCTCCCACTACCGCCCGGCCGTGGTGGACCTAAAGGCCATGGAGCGGCTATGGGCCCTGCTGGCCCCGCCGGAGGGCGGCGCGGGGCTGGAGAAGATTTGCATCCTGGCCGGGGCCGGGGTGGAGAAGGCGGCCGCCTGGGACGAGCTGCGCCGCTTTGCCGAGCGCTACGAGATTCCGGTGGCCACCACCCTCAGGGCCAAGGGCGTGTTGCCCGAGAACCACCGCCTGAGCCTGGGGGTGTTCGGCTACGCGGGCCACCGCCACGCCATCGAGACGATGCTTTCCGGCGAGGTGGAGCTGCTCATCGTGCTGGGCTCGGGCCTGTTGCAGCGCGACAGCATGTTCTGGGACCCCAAGATGCTGCCCCAGCGCAGCCTGGTGCACGTGGACATCGACCCCACGGTGCCCGGCCGCACCTGGCCGGTGGAGCTGCCCCTGGTGGGCGACTGCGGCCAGGTGCTGCGCGAGCTGATGAACCCCGAACCCGCGCGGGACCAGGCCCTCAAGAGCGGCATCCCGGCGCGCGCCGCCTGGCTGGAGGGCATCCGCGCCCTGGGCGGGCAGTACTACGACGAACAGAACCAGGGCAGCGAGGCGGTGCCCCTGCACCCGGCCCGGGTGATAGCCGAGCTGCGCAAGGCGATGCCGCCCGAGGGCGCCCTGGTGGTGGATTCCGGGGCCCACCGCGCCTTTGCGGGGCACTATTGGAAGGCATTGCGGCCCCATACCTATTACTCGGCCACCAACCTGGGGCCCATGGGTTGGGCCATCCCCGCCGCGGTGGGCATCAAGGCCGCCCGGCCCGGCACCCCCCTGGCGGTGATCACCAGCGACGGCTGCATGATGATGCACGGCATGGAGATCCAGACCGCGGCCCGCTACGGCCTGCCCGTGGTCTACGTGGTGCTCAACAACAGCGCCCTGGCCAACGTGTGGCTGCGGGCCCACCAAGAGGGGCCGGGCCCGGACGCGCTGACCAGCCTGCCTACCCACGACTGGGCCGGCTTCGCCCGCTCCTTGGGCCTGGAGGCGGCCACCGTGAGCCAGCCCGGCGAGCTGGCCGGGGCTTTCGAACAGGCCCTGGGCTCGGGCAAGGCCTATTTGTTGGACGTGCGTTGCGACAAGAAGTTCACCACCCCGGTCACCCCCTACAGCCAGGCCAAGAAGGAATGGGTGGATGACCACTAG
- a CDS encoding P-II family nitrogen regulator has product MLKKIEAIIREDKVGDVKDALHEIGIRGMNVFEIRGQGRQGGITLAGRSGTYQVDMLPKMQLNIILSEQNVDDTIAAILKAGQTGDAGDGLIFIYPVDEAVRIRTGERGNEAVMYPGDIDEKKKGAA; this is encoded by the coding sequence ATGCTTAAGAAGATAGAAGCGATCATCCGCGAGGATAAGGTGGGCGACGTGAAGGATGCCCTGCACGAGATCGGCATCCGGGGCATGAACGTCTTCGAGATCCGGGGACAGGGCCGCCAGGGCGGCATCACCCTGGCCGGGCGCTCGGGCACCTACCAGGTGGACATGCTGCCCAAGATGCAGCTCAACATCATCCTCAGCGAGCAGAACGTCGACGACACCATCGCCGCCATCCTCAAGGCGGGCCAGACCGGCGACGCCGGCGACGGCCTGATCTTCATCTACCCCGTGGACGAGGCGGTGCGCATCCGCACCGGCGAGCGGGGCAACGAAGCGGTGATGTACCCCGGCGACATCGACGAGAAGAAAAAAGGCGCCGCCTAG
- a CDS encoding Rrf2 family transcriptional regulator, giving the protein MQHLLKISEAASLAMHTMGLLAAEPGRLISTREMASRLRVSEAHLAKVMQRLGRAGLVRSQRGPKGGFSLLGKAEEITLLEVYEATEGPLREQHCLLGKPMCDGNCIMGGLLERVGDEVREYFSTTRLSDFKDSFLREAQNA; this is encoded by the coding sequence ATGCAGCACTTGCTGAAAATATCCGAAGCCGCCTCTCTGGCCATGCACACCATGGGCCTGTTGGCCGCCGAGCCGGGGCGCCTCATCTCCACCCGGGAGATGGCCTCGCGCCTCCGGGTGTCGGAAGCCCACCTGGCCAAGGTGATGCAGCGCCTGGGCCGGGCCGGTCTGGTGCGCTCCCAGCGGGGGCCCAAGGGAGGCTTTTCGCTCCTGGGCAAGGCCGAGGAGATCACCCTCCTGGAGGTCTACGAGGCCACCGAGGGGCCGCTCAGGGAGCAACACTGCCTTCTGGGTAAGCCCATGTGCGACGGCAACTGCATCATGGGCGGCCTGCTGGAGCGAGTGGGCGACGAGGTGCGCGAATACTTCAGCACCACCCGTTTGTCCGATTTTAAGGACTCTTTTCTGCGCGAGGCCCAAAATGCGTAA